The following proteins are encoded in a genomic region of Dictyoglomus sp. NZ13-RE01:
- a CDS encoding RNA polymerase has product MDISYYFLKYGKEIFIYLRNLVGEEELAKDLLQETFIKAMRYSLREETAKTYLYRIAHSLAMDYLRKNSRFVDVDYDGFYESPEKLAEYEDIWRILSPIERSILTLYYKMGYSYKEISEKLNIPVNTVKSHIYRGKKKIYNYFKEEDK; this is encoded by the coding sequence ATGGATATTTCATATTATTTTCTCAAGTATGGCAAAGAAATATTTATTTATTTAAGAAATCTTGTGGGGGAAGAAGAATTAGCAAAGGATCTTCTTCAGGAAACCTTTATTAAAGCAATGAGGTACTCCCTAAGAGAAGAAACTGCAAAAACTTATTTGTATAGAATTGCCCATAGTCTTGCTATGGATTATCTTAGGAAAAATTCCCGCTTTGTAGATGTTGATTATGATGGCTTTTATGAGAGCCCAGAAAAGTTAGCGGAGTATGAGGATATTTGGAGGATATTAAGCCCTATAGAAAGAAGCATCCTTACTCTTTATTATAAAATGGGGTATTCATATAAGGAGATTAGTGAAAAGCTAAATATACCAGTTAATACAGTAAAAAGCCATATTTATAGAGGCAAAAAAAAGATATATAATTATTTTAAAGAGGAGGATAAATAA